From Candidatus Woesearchaeota archaeon:
TGTTTCCTTTTTCCAGTTCATATAGCATCTTGTGATAAATTTCTATAGTTGCGAGTGTATCTCCCATTGCTCTGTGCGCGTTGTTGTGCACAACGCCATGAAACTCGCAGAGTGCACCGAGTCTTTTTGAAGGGAGAGTGCTATGAATGCGTCTTGCTAGTTTTGCTGTACATAATTTTGGGTTGGTAAGTTCTTCACCATAATGTTTGTACATATTATGAGAAATGAATTTATAATCAAATCCCGCGTTATGTGCAATAATGGTGTGATTTCCTAAGAATTTTTTTAACTCTGGTAGAACTTCTTGAATGCGGGGCGCATTCTGGACCATGTCATCTGTGATGCCTGTGAGTCGGGTAATGAATTTCGGAATGGGCTCGCCAGGGTTAACCAGTGTGTGAAAAGAATCAAGTTGTTTGCCGTTTGCAACTTTTACTGCTGCAATTTCGGTGATGTTGCTTGCGTATGGCGATAGACCGGTGGTTTCTATATCCAAAACAATTGCTGGTTCACTACGCATATAGTTTGTTGTAATAATCTAATTTAAATATTTGTCGCTCAGAAGTTTCTTATTTATTGTCTACAAAGAGTTTGTTAAGTAGAAAAATTTGCAAAGCGTTAGCAAAGTTGACCTCTTTATTCTATGATGATTTGTTGCTAAGCACTCTTTAGGTCTTTATTGCATGGATTAAAGATTGTATGTATTGTATTATTTACATAAAAAAGAGTGCGAGGATGCTGATAATAAATACTAGTAATATGACTGCTTCAATGACGAGTCGATGTTGTTGTGTTTGTTTATGTAATCGAATGCTGGTTGTTGTTTTTATTGCGTAGAGTTGCACGGGGTGTTCCACGCCTTTGAGTTTTTTCTTTCCTTTACAGGTTATAGGGAATGCTTCGGGATCGAGTTCTTCGTAAACTTTTTGACTGATGATGACTCCTCCGGCTTCTCCATAACTATTGATGCGGGCTGCAATATTTACTGATGTTCCTAAGATGTCGTGCTCTCGAATAAGTACTAATCCTTTATTTATAGAGATTCTTATGTGCATAGTTAAGTCTTCATGTGCTTCTTTATTGTATATATCAAATGCATCTTGCATTTCCATTGCGCAATGAACCGCGTTCATAGAGTCTTCAAAACTAATGAGAAATGCGTCACCCATTTTGTTAATAATAATTCCATCATATTTTTTAACAAGACTTTTGATGAGTCGATCAAAATGGTTGTGAAGTTCATCAAGTGCTGCTATGCTGAGATGATAAATTTTATCTGTATAATTAATAATATCTAAGAGAAGTATGCTTCGCATGCCACTTAGGGGTGCTTTATGTATTTTTTTTCTTTGCTTTGTCTTTTTTGCGTGTGCAGACATAATCTATTTTAGGATATATCTCTTTAAAAACTTTTTCTGTTGATAACAAAAATTGTTTTTGAGGATTTAGGTCTCGTTTCTGCTCACAACGTCTAAAAGTCAAAAATTTATTGTTTTCAGACTTTTTACTTGTTCGTGGTTCGCTCAGAAATCAAAGAGTTCTGGCTTCTAAAAACCATAGAGGTTTTACAGAGTCAATCATAACTACTGTGCAATGACAAAACATTTATAAACTCTAAAATTGATGTTGTTTATAATATAACTTATCGGAGTTTTAATCATTATGTCCTATCCAAATCCTCAAACAAAAGAGCGAAAACAAATTCAAGAAATAGTTGATTCTATAGCTATACCCTTTTGGGACTTTTCTTCTATTAGTAAAGATATTCGAATTCAAGATACATTAAGAGATTATGTTTGCCAGAATTATTCAATTAAAAGTTCTATGGATTGTGTTGGCTGGTGTTTTGGAAAGGAGTATTCTTCAAATTCGCAGCTCATGCGAAGTTTTTATAATTCAGCGACTAAAACGCTCATAAATGATGCATCTTTAGTGTGGTATGTGGATAATGAAACGCCCGTTCATGTAGGAAAATTGGTTTCTGATAAACAAGTGCTATCTAAATGGGGACGAGGACATCTTATTAATCATCCTTTAGAATCAGTTCCTCAAAGCTACGGAGATAAAATTATTTTTTCAAAAGATATTCCGCGTGACTTTGCATATGCTCTTTGGGCAGCGATATATGATGAACCGCTAAATTCTTTTGATCAGTATAACTTCTAGACCACTCTTCTATTCTCCTGTAAATTTTTTTGATTTTCTTCTGAAGACTTTATGAATAAGTTTTTATGATTTGCTTACTAGGTTATGTTCTTATCTATTTGCAATAGCTTGTGGTGTGGCTTCCGGAGTTTTTACTGGCACTGTGCAAAGGATTAGCGTAAAATTTGGAATTCATTCCGAAAAATATACTTTGAAGTTGATAGTTTGGACGTGGCGGTTTTACCTGAAAAGGAGTTTAGGAAAAAATTCGGAATGAATTCCGAATAATTAGTTTTTTGCAATATAATTTCCTCCTGCAAACAATGTATTCCAAAAAAGCCGTAAAATTTTCGGATTAAAAGCCGTAAAACCTTTTAATATAAGGGTTTTAGAGCTTTTATGTTTCTGGAAATAATAGTTGCAATTGCTTGTGGTGTGGCTTCCGGGGTTTTTACAGGCTTCTGGTTCTAAGATTTTCTTGATTAGTTCTGAAAATAGAGAATGTCATTACATTCTCATTACAAGCAATAAAAACAAGCAGAACTTACAAGGAAATAAGATGGTATCCAAAATAAGAGATAAAGGGCAACTTGTCAGCATTTTTGATAAAGTTCAGAGGATCGAAAAGGATCTGAACCAGCTTTTACCAGAAATGGATCGATCCAGGTTGATCAAAGCAATGTCTAAATGCAGACAGCATTACGAAGGTAAATTGTACTATGGCAGAAGAACATATGATCCTGAAGAGATCAAGAAAAGACCAAAATTAGAATTATCAGAGATCGAAAAGATCATCTATCACTATTTGATTGAGAACGACTTAAACCCTTCCACAACGTACAGATGGTTCTTAGCTACACGTTTACCCTCTGATCTAAAAGAACGTCTTTCTAATAGAGAAATACCTGTAAAGTTAGCTATGAGTATTTCTGCTAACCGGAAAAGAACCAAAGAATCAAATCAAGGCATGTTAATGATGGACGAAATGATAAACATAATCGGA
This genomic window contains:
- a CDS encoding 3'-5' exonuclease codes for the protein MRSEPAIVLDIETTGLSPYASNITEIAAVKVANGKQLDSFHTLVNPGEPIPKFITRLTGITDDMVQNAPRIQEVLPELKKFLGNHTIIAHNAGFDYKFISHNMYKHYGEELTNPKLCTAKLARRIHSTLPSKRLGALCEFHGVVHNNAHRAMGDTLATIEIYHKMLYELEKGN
- a CDS encoding adenylate/guanylate cyclase domain-containing protein, which gives rise to MSAHAKKTKQRKKIHKAPLSGMRSILLLDIINYTDKIYHLSIAALDELHNHFDRLIKSLVKKYDGIIINKMGDAFLISFEDSMNAVHCAMEMQDAFDIYNKEAHEDLTMHIRISINKGLVLIREHDILGTSVNIAARINSYGEAGGVIISQKVYEELDPEAFPITCKGKKKLKGVEHPVQLYAIKTTTSIRLHKQTQQHRLVIEAVILLVFIISILALFFM